A region from the Candidatus Limnocylindrales bacterium genome encodes:
- a CDS encoding amino acid permease, protein MANQFFARKSVEQLHAELAAADRLHRVLGPFALTSLGVGAIIGAGIFVLVGLGARDFAGPSLMLSFVLAGIGCALAGLCYAEFAAMIPVAGSAYTYAYATLGELFAWIIGWDLILEYAVASCAVAHGWSKYFQAFLALYGFHLPPSLTMDPFTALSLHPDIVAGAVHVLGVPIIFDISALVIVVLLTAVLVLGIRESAGLNTLIVLLKLGIILFVIIAGLPHVNPENWQPYFPNGLTGTLRGAAYIFFAYIGFDSISTHAEEARNPERDVPIALLGSLGLCTLLYIAVAAVLTGMVPTPQINIDAPLADAFSQNGLPIATTIIALGAVVGITSVLLVMMLSQARVLLAMARDGLLPRWFFGAIHPRFKTPHYSTMLTGGLVAMVAALLPLEVLAEMVNIGTLFAFVIVCAAVLVMRRTRPEVRRPFRTPFVPLVPILGIACNGLLMISLGWHNWLRLIVWLAIGMLIYWFYGRHHSRLHTGDVQDVHSATR, encoded by the coding sequence TTGGCCAACCAATTCTTCGCGCGCAAGTCGGTCGAGCAGCTCCATGCGGAGCTGGCCGCTGCCGATCGGCTGCACCGTGTCCTGGGGCCCTTCGCGCTGACGTCTCTCGGCGTCGGCGCCATCATCGGCGCCGGCATCTTCGTTCTGGTGGGGCTCGGTGCACGCGATTTTGCCGGGCCGTCGCTGATGCTCTCGTTCGTGCTCGCGGGCATCGGCTGCGCGCTGGCGGGCCTGTGCTACGCCGAGTTCGCCGCCATGATCCCGGTGGCCGGTAGCGCCTACACGTATGCCTACGCCACGTTGGGCGAGTTGTTCGCGTGGATCATCGGCTGGGATCTGATCCTCGAGTACGCGGTGGCGTCGTGCGCCGTTGCGCATGGGTGGTCGAAGTATTTCCAGGCGTTCCTGGCGCTCTACGGGTTTCATCTGCCGCCATCGCTGACGATGGACCCCTTCACCGCGCTCAGTCTGCATCCGGATATCGTGGCCGGGGCGGTCCATGTGCTCGGGGTTCCCATCATCTTCGACATCTCGGCGCTGGTGATCGTCGTGCTGCTGACGGCCGTGCTGGTTCTCGGCATCCGCGAGAGCGCCGGCCTGAACACGCTGATCGTTCTGCTGAAGCTGGGGATCATCCTCTTCGTGATCATCGCCGGGCTTCCGCACGTGAACCCGGAGAACTGGCAGCCGTACTTCCCGAACGGACTCACGGGGACCCTGCGGGGGGCGGCCTACATCTTCTTCGCGTACATCGGCTTCGATTCCATCAGCACGCATGCCGAGGAGGCGCGCAATCCCGAGCGTGATGTGCCGATCGCGCTGCTGGGATCGCTTGGACTGTGCACGCTGCTCTACATCGCCGTGGCCGCGGTGTTGACGGGAATGGTGCCGACGCCGCAGATCAACATCGACGCGCCGCTGGCGGACGCCTTCTCGCAGAACGGGCTGCCGATCGCCACGACGATCATCGCCCTCGGCGCGGTGGTCGGAATCACCAGCGTGCTGCTGGTGATGATGCTGAGCCAGGCGCGCGTGCTGCTGGCGATGGCCCGAGATGGGCTGCTGCCGAGGTGGTTCTTCGGGGCGATCCACCCGCGCTTCAAGACGCCGCACTACTCGACGATGCTGACCGGCGGCCTGGTGGCGATGGTTGCCGCCCTGCTGCCGCTGGAAGTGCTGGCGGAGATGGTCAACATCGGCACGCTCTTCGCTTTCGTGATCGTGTGCGCCGCGGTTCTGGTGATGCGGCGGACGCGACCCGAGGTACGCCGTCCTTTCCGAACCCCGTTCGTTCCGCTCGTGCCCATCCTGGGCATCGCCTGCAACGGGCTGCTGATGATCTC